One window of the Peptacetobacter hiranonis genome contains the following:
- a CDS encoding GGGtGRT protein, protein MALFESYERRINQITPVLEKYELGTLEDCRELCKSKGFDPYEIVKETQAIAFENAGWAYTLGAAIALKKGCTKAADAAEAIGEGLQAFCIPGSVADNRKVGLGHGNLGGMLLREETECFAFLAGHESFAAAEGAIKIAEKANKVRKKPLRVILNGLGKDAAYIISRINGFTYVQTEFDYYTSELTIVKETPFSNGDRAKVKCYGSDDVREGVAIMHHEGVDVSITGNSTNPTRFQHPVAGTYKKECIEQGKKYFSVASGGGTGRTLHPDNMGAGPASYGMTDTMGRMHSDAQFAGSSSVPAHVEMMGLIGMGNNPMVGATVAVAVAVEESNK, encoded by the coding sequence ATGGCATTATTTGAAAGTTATGAAAGAAGAATAAACCAGATAACTCCAGTTCTAGAAAAATACGAATTAGGAACTTTAGAAGATTGTAGAGAACTTTGCAAAAGCAAAGGATTTGATCCATATGAAATAGTAAAAGAAACTCAGGCTATAGCATTCGAAAATGCAGGTTGGGCATACACTTTAGGTGCTGCAATAGCTCTTAAAAAAGGATGTACAAAAGCAGCAGATGCAGCTGAAGCTATAGGTGAAGGACTTCAGGCATTCTGTATACCAGGTTCTGTTGCTGACAACAGAAAAGTTGGTTTAGGACATGGTAACTTAGGTGGAATGTTATTAAGAGAAGAAACTGAATGTTTCGCATTCCTAGCTGGACACGAAAGTTTCGCAGCAGCAGAAGGTGCTATAAAAATAGCTGAAAAAGCTAACAAAGTTAGAAAAAAACCTCTAAGAGTTATATTAAACGGTCTTGGAAAAGACGCTGCTTACATAATATCTAGAATAAACGGATTCACTTATGTTCAGACTGAATTTGACTACTACACAAGTGAATTAACAATAGTAAAAGAAACTCCATTCTCAAACGGAGACAGAGCTAAAGTTAAATGCTACGGTTCTGATGACGTTAGAGAAGGTGTTGCTATAATGCATCATGAAGGTGTTGACGTATCTATAACAGGTAACTCAACTAACCCAACAAGATTCCAGCATCCAGTTGCAGGAACATACAAAAAAGAATGTATAGAACAGGGTAAAAAATACTTCTCAGTTGCTTCAGGTGGTGGAACAGGTAGAACTCTTCACCCAGACAACATGGGAGCAGGACCAGCTTCTTACGGTATGACAGATACTATGGGAAGAATGCATTCTGATGCTCAGTTCGCAGGATCTTCATCAGTTCCAGCTCACGTTGAAATGATGGGTCTTATAGGAATGGGTAACAACCCAATGGTTGGTGCAACAGTTGCGGTAGCAGTTGCAGTAGAAGAATCAAACAAATAA
- a CDS encoding Cof-type HAD-IIB family hydrolase: MKKIAFFDVDGTLIDCTNRIMDMSDRVKKAIKDFQKAGNKAFIASGRPHAFLNKELLNFGFDGFILVNGGQVLINNETKFLSSIDKEFVKDIVLNCEKLNIDYCLQGPKYSYLKEGFDKIKNYYKIYDISRDFLKFEFNIDDVDTLKIEMFPSNEEGCKYCESLNKDNFNCFKNYPGEVYELYPVKNSKSKGVLKAIEFEKILLENSYAFGDGRNDIEMIQTVGHGVAMGNAVAELKKVSAEFTDSMKNDGVATYLEKVLL; this comes from the coding sequence ATGAAAAAAATAGCATTTTTTGATGTTGATGGAACTTTGATAGATTGCACAAATAGAATTATGGATATGAGTGATAGAGTAAAAAAAGCTATAAAAGATTTTCAGAAAGCTGGTAATAAAGCATTTATAGCAAGTGGAAGACCTCATGCATTTCTAAATAAGGAACTATTAAATTTTGGATTTGATGGTTTTATATTGGTAAATGGAGGACAAGTTTTAATAAATAATGAAACTAAATTCTTAAGTTCTATAGATAAAGAATTTGTAAAAGATATAGTTTTAAATTGTGAGAAATTAAATATAGATTATTGCTTACAAGGTCCTAAATATAGTTATTTAAAAGAAGGATTTGATAAAATTAAAAATTATTATAAAATTTATGATATAAGTAGAGATTTTCTTAAGTTTGAATTTAATATAGATGACGTAGATACTCTAAAAATAGAAATGTTTCCATCAAATGAAGAAGGATGTAAGTATTGTGAATCATTGAATAAAGATAATTTTAATTGTTTTAAAAATTATCCTGGTGAAGTTTATGAATTATATCCAGTTAAAAATTCTAAAAGTAAAGGAGTTTTAAAAGCTATTGAATTTGAAAAAATATTACTTGAAAATTCATATGCCTTTGGAGATGGTAGAAATGATATAGAAATGATACAGACTGTTGGACATGGAGTTGCTATGGGAAATGCTGTTGCAGAATTAAAAAAAGTGTCAGCTGAATTTACTGACTCAATGAAAAATGACGGCGTGGCTACATATTTGGAAAAAGTTTTATTGTAA
- a CDS encoding ketose-bisphosphate aldolase: protein MLMNMSKLLKVANENNFAVPAFNISSESMLKGVIKSCEEEKSPVIIAIHPNELEFTGDSFVEMVKDVANKTNIPVVLHLDHGSTIEQINRAVRDGFTSVMIDASTSTIEENIELTKKVIEIAHPLNISVEAELGTIGTTDGDSEGGTEEIIYTKPEDAVKFVEETGCDCLAIAIGTAHGIYPEGFEPHLKLDLLSEIKSSVSIPLVLHGGSANPDSEIAEAVKRGVNKINISSDIKDAFFKECRVVLENKKLREPLDIFPACIEKMNETVVHKIRLFNSNDKLKYYSL, encoded by the coding sequence ATGTTAATGAATATGTCAAAATTATTAAAAGTAGCAAATGAAAATAACTTCGCTGTACCAGCGTTTAACATATCTTCTGAGAGTATGTTAAAAGGTGTTATAAAATCTTGTGAGGAAGAAAAATCTCCAGTTATAATAGCAATACACCCAAATGAACTTGAATTTACAGGTGATAGCTTTGTTGAAATGGTTAAAGATGTTGCAAATAAGACAAACATTCCTGTAGTACTACATTTAGATCATGGTTCAACAATAGAACAGATAAATAGAGCTGTAAGAGATGGATTTACATCAGTTATGATAGATGCTAGTACATCAACAATAGAAGAAAATATAGAATTAACAAAAAAAGTAATTGAAATAGCGCATCCTTTAAATATATCAGTTGAAGCTGAATTAGGAACAATAGGAACAACTGATGGAGATAGTGAAGGTGGAACTGAAGAAATTATATATACTAAACCAGAAGATGCGGTTAAGTTTGTTGAAGAAACAGGTTGTGATTGCTTAGCGATTGCTATAGGAACTGCTCATGGTATATATCCAGAAGGCTTTGAACCACATTTAAAACTTGATTTACTTAGCGAAATAAAATCTAGCGTTTCAATACCATTAGTATTACATGGTGGCTCAGCAAATCCAGATAGTGAAATAGCAGAAGCAGTAAAAAGAGGTGTTAATAAAATAAATATATCATCAGATATAAAAGATGCTTTCTTTAAAGAATGCAGAGTAGTATTAGAAAATAAAAAATTAAGAGAACCATTAGATATATTCCCTGCATGTATAGAAAAGATGAATGAAACAGTTGTTCATAAAATAAGATTATTTAATTCTAATGATAAACTTAAATACTACTCATTATAA
- a CDS encoding PTS sugar transporter subunit IIA, with protein MEIINVIDDRLLKVDLEAKDKEEAITKVCELLYKEKYISDIDSFKLDVLKREELGETGIGNGVAIPHGKSSSVIKNTVSICKLKDSIEWESFDGKGVNVIILFAVQDDIESAKEHLKLLASVARKLGRDEVIESLRNAKDEKELKECFR; from the coding sequence ATGGAAATAATAAATGTCATAGATGATCGACTATTGAAAGTTGATTTAGAAGCAAAAGATAAAGAAGAAGCAATTACAAAGGTATGTGAATTATTATATAAAGAAAAATATATTTCTGATATTGATAGTTTTAAACTTGATGTTTTAAAAAGAGAAGAACTAGGTGAAACTGGAATAGGAAATGGTGTTGCTATTCCTCATGGAAAAAGTAGCAGTGTTATAAAAAATACTGTTTCTATTTGTAAACTAAAAGATTCTATAGAATGGGAAAGTTTTGACGGAAAAGGCGTTAATGTAATCATATTATTTGCTGTACAGGATGATATAGAATCAGCAAAAGAACATCTTAAATTACTAGCAAGTGTAGCTAGAAAATTAGGAAGAGATGAAGTGATTGAATCTCTAAGAAATGCAAAAGATGAGAAAGAGTTAAAAGAATGTTTTAGATAA
- a CDS encoding PTS fructose transporter subunit IIB — protein MKIVGVCACVAGIAHTYLAQEKLINAAEKRGHKINVETQGVIGQENPLTEEEIKEADVVVLAIDVSISGKERFKGKKVIEVPTKTVVHASDKLIEKIETMLA, from the coding sequence ATGAAAATAGTTGGCGTTTGTGCTTGTGTAGCTGGAATTGCTCATACATATTTAGCACAGGAAAAGTTAATAAATGCTGCAGAAAAAAGAGGTCATAAAATAAATGTTGAAACACAGGGTGTTATAGGACAGGAAAATCCTCTTACTGAAGAAGAAATAAAAGAAGCAGATGTAGTTGTATTAGCAATAGATGTTAGTATATCAGGGAAAGAACGTTTTAAAGGGAAAAAAGTTATAGAAGTACCTACTAAAACAGTAGTTCATGCATCAGATAAATTAATAGAAAAGATAGAAACAATGCTTGCTTAA
- a CDS encoding PTS fructose transporter subunit IIC — MKNLQLKKHMMTAIAYMIPFVAASGMLMVIGNIFGGQGVDVLNSSISVPDLLTTLGGTSLGFIPIIISTGIAYSIADKAGIAPGVILGLLCKVDGYGFLGGLVSGFLVGYLTKWLLKVIKVPKWVQGLLPQLILPLLVSLIVGVLMQYIIGVPITWLTEGVTNMLITMQSNPSLAVLFGVVVGILSAVDYGGPINKVVFTFAAALLSEGMGGPIANLIQASMIAPFGLTIGYFISRITGKVLFSNEEVNALKSAFVMGCFQITEGSFPIILNDLLRITICTALGAGTSGALIGFFGVESKVPSGGFLALPGLNKPFAWLLALLVGSIVFAIALQFLKHKPTEEKVEVKSEEIDLDDLSFTEF, encoded by the coding sequence ATGAAAAATTTACAGTTGAAAAAACATATGATGACTGCAATAGCATATATGATTCCATTTGTTGCAGCATCTGGGATGTTAATGGTTATAGGTAATATATTTGGAGGTCAAGGGGTAGATGTTCTAAACTCTAGTATATCAGTTCCAGATTTACTTACAACATTAGGTGGAACATCATTAGGTTTTATACCAATAATTATATCTACAGGAATAGCTTATTCAATAGCTGATAAAGCTGGTATAGCTCCTGGTGTAATACTAGGTTTACTTTGTAAAGTTGATGGATATGGCTTCCTAGGTGGATTAGTAAGTGGTTTCTTAGTAGGTTACCTAACAAAATGGTTATTAAAAGTGATAAAAGTTCCTAAATGGGTTCAGGGATTATTACCTCAGTTAATATTACCATTATTAGTATCTTTAATAGTAGGTGTACTAATGCAGTATATAATAGGTGTACCAATAACTTGGTTAACAGAAGGCGTAACAAATATGTTAATAACAATGCAGAGTAATCCTAGCCTAGCAGTTCTATTTGGAGTTGTTGTTGGAATATTATCTGCAGTTGACTATGGTGGACCAATAAATAAGGTTGTATTTACTTTTGCAGCGGCTCTGTTATCAGAAGGTATGGGTGGACCGATAGCGAATTTAATACAGGCTAGTATGATAGCTCCATTTGGACTAACAATAGGATATTTTATTTCTAGAATTACGGGAAAAGTATTATTCTCAAATGAAGAAGTTAATGCTTTAAAATCTGCATTTGTTATGGGTTGTTTCCAGATAACAGAAGGATCTTTCCCAATAATATTAAATGATTTATTAAGAATAACTATTTGTACAGCATTAGGTGCAGGAACAAGTGGAGCGCTTATAGGATTCTTTGGTGTAGAATCTAAGGTTCCATCAGGAGGATTCTTAGCATTGCCAGGTCTAAATAAACCATTTGCATGGTTATTAGCATTATTAGTTGGTTCTATTGTATTTGCTATAGCACTACAATTCTTAAAACATAAACCAACTGAAGAAAAAGTAGAAGTTAAAAGTGAAGAAATAGATTTAGATGATTTATCATTTACAGAATTCTAA